Part of the Tolypothrix sp. PCC 7910 genome, ACAGAAACATAATCTCAAATTAATGTTTGATGCATCCCACGCATTTAGCTGTTCTTATAAGGGAAACATGATAGGCAATTTTGGCGATGCAGAAATTTTTAGTTTTCATGCAACTAAGTTTTTTAATACCTTTGAAGGTGGTGCGGTAGTTACCAATAATGATGAGCTAGCAAATAAAATTCGCTTGATGAAAAACTTTGGTTTTTCTGGATATGACAATGTTACTTACATTGGTATTAACGGCAAAATGAATGAAGTTTCGGCAGCGATGGGCTTGACTTCTCTAGAAAGTATTGAAGAGTTTACCAAAATTAATTACAGTAATTACAAGCATTATCAGGCAGAAATATCTGATATCCCAGGAATTACGCTGTTCCCCTTCAACGAATCGGAGTCCTGCAATTACCAATACATTGTTCTAGAAATTAACGAAGAAGAAACGAGAATTAGCCGCAACCAGCTGATCAAAATTCTTCATGCCGAAAATGTAATTGCCCGTCGCTACTTCTATCCAGGCTGTCACCGTATGGAACCTTATCGCTCTTACTTCCCACACGCTGGATTACTTTTACCTGAAACAGAAAAGTTGGCAGAGCGCGTTCTCATTCTTCCAACTGGAACTGCAATTGAAGAATTAGACATTATTAAGATATGCCAGATATTAAAATTTGCAATTACTCATAGTGAGGAGATCCAAAACCGACTTTCTCTGAATGTTTTAAAAACAGTATTAGTTAATTCATAGTACTTTGTACTACCTATTTCGCAAAATAATGCTTGGGTTTGGAGAGAATTCTAAATTATATTTCTGTTGATTTAAATATCATTGAAGAATAAATTTAGCCAGTATAAAAAGTATATTATTAACATCTAAATACCCTAAACTCTATAAAATTGCATGAAATTAAGTGTATTAATGATTACTTATAATCATGAAAATTTTATTGCTCAGGCAATAGAAAGTGTATTAATGCAGCAAACAAATTTTGAATTTGAAATTGTAATTGGAGAAGATTATTCATCTGACAATACAAGAAATATTGTACAAGAGTTTGCAACGAAATTTCCTCATAAAATTAAACTCATTTTACAACCATATAATCTAGGGTTGTACGGTAAAAATAACCTTGTTAAAACTTTAAAAGCTTGTAAAGGGCAGTATATTGCTATTTTGGAAGGAGATGATTACTGGTCTGATCCCTATAAACTGCAAAAGCAGGTTGATTTCCTAGAAAATAATCCAAATTTTTCAATGTGCTTTCACAATGTTAAAAATATTTTTGAATCTAAATCTAAAGAATCTAGTGTATCGTTTCCCCACAATCAGAAAAAGATATTACTTATTGAAGATTTACTAGATAGAAACTATATCCCAACCGGATCTGTAGTATATAGAAGTGGCTTGTTTCATGAATTTCCAGATTGGTTTTATGATATTAAAATGTCAGATTGGCCTATCTGGATTTTTTGTGCTTTACATGGAAACATTTGGTATATAGATGAAGTAATGGGAGCTTATAGAATTCATTCTGCTGGAGTCTGGAATAGTACAGCAGAATATCAGAGGCAAGAAGAAACAATTAAAATGCTTAATTATGTGAACGCTTATCTTAATTTTAAATATAAAAATAAGATAAATGAATCTAAAGCAAATATTTATCTTGACTTGATTTTTATATATTTCTCTCAAAGGGATATAAAGAAATCTATTAATAGTTTATTTATGTTTTGCATTTTATTACCACCTCATGCTCACATATACCTTAAAAAAGTTTTAATTTCAGCAAAAATTATTATTATCATGACAATTAAATTGTATTTTCCCTTTCTATATAACTTATTTAAATTTATTAAGGGCAATAGTAAACCTAAACAAGATTCAGGTTATTAATATTTATTGAATAATAAGATAAATATTAAATTTTTAAGTTTTTACAGGAATATTTGATTAATGGAAATACTTATTAAAAAGCAAAATAAGAATT contains:
- a CDS encoding aminotransferase class I/II-fold pyridoxal phosphate-dependent enzyme, which gives rise to MNSSNKNLQELSIFGGQPLFQEKLYVGRPNIGDRTRLLERINDMLDRRWFSNSGPFVQELEQCIADLLGVKHCIAMCNGTVALEIAIRAAELKGEVIVPSFTFVATAHALQWQEITPVFCDIDPQTHTINPWRVEAMITPRTTGIIGVHLWGQPCNVEALEEIAQKHNLKLMFDASHAFSCSYKGNMIGNFGDAEIFSFHATKFFNTFEGGAVVTNNDELANKIRLMKNFGFSGYDNVTYIGINGKMNEVSAAMGLTSLESIEEFTKINYSNYKHYQAEISDIPGITLFPFNESESCNYQYIVLEINEEETRISRNQLIKILHAENVIARRYFYPGCHRMEPYRSYFPHAGLLLPETEKLAERVLILPTGTAIEELDIIKICQILKFAITHSEEIQNRLSLNVLKTVLVNS
- a CDS encoding glycosyltransferase translates to MKLSVLMITYNHENFIAQAIESVLMQQTNFEFEIVIGEDYSSDNTRNIVQEFATKFPHKIKLILQPYNLGLYGKNNLVKTLKACKGQYIAILEGDDYWSDPYKLQKQVDFLENNPNFSMCFHNVKNIFESKSKESSVSFPHNQKKILLIEDLLDRNYIPTGSVVYRSGLFHEFPDWFYDIKMSDWPIWIFCALHGNIWYIDEVMGAYRIHSAGVWNSTAEYQRQEETIKMLNYVNAYLNFKYKNKINESKANIYLDLIFIYFSQRDIKKSINSLFMFCILLPPHAHIYLKKVLISAKIIIIMTIKLYFPFLYNLFKFIKGNSKPKQDSGY